TCCAAAACGCAGAAGAGTTTAAATTTAAATTTAGTTTAAGAAATGGCAAGATATACTGGTCCTAAAAGCAAAATCTCACGACGTTTCAACGAAGAGATTTTTGGCCCAAGCAAAGCACTCAAAAAGAAAGCTTACCCTCCGGGGATGCACGGCCGCGGCCGTCGCAAGAAGCAGTCAGAATATTCTCTGCAGCTTACGGAGAAGCAAAAGGCGAAGTTTATATATGGTGTTTTAGAGAAACAATTCGCTAACCTTTTCGCGAAAGCGCACAGAAAAGGCGGCATCACAGGTGAAGTGCTTCTGGCTTTACTTGAGTCAAGGTTAGATAATACTGTTTACCGTTTGGGTATCGCCCCAACCAGGAGAGCAGCGCGCCAGCTTGTCTTGCACAAGCACGTTTTAGTGAACGGCGACATCGTTAACATCCCCTCTTTCAGCCTGAAGGTGGGAGACGTGGTAGCAGTAAGAGAGAAATCAAAGTCTCTTGAGGCCATCACTTCTTCGCTTACCGTGCGCAATGCGCGCCAGTTCAGCTGGTTAGAGTGGAATGCTTCTGAGATGTCGGGCAAGTTTATCGCTACTCCTGAGAGAGACCAGATCCCTGAAAAAATCCAGGAGCAGCTGATCGTCGAGCTTTACTCTAAGTAAGCAGCATAATCAATTTCTAACCTTTAACACTGCAAGTATGTCAATATTAGCATTTCAAATGCCGGAGAAAGTTGTGATGGAAAAAGCCGACGACTTTCATGGGCTATTTGAATTCAAGCCGCTTGAAAAAGGTTACGGGGTAACCATCGGGAATGCGCTGCGCAGGATTCTCCTTTCTTCTTTGGAGGGATATGCTATCACGAGCATTCGCATAGGTGGAGTATTGCATGAGTTCTCGTCTGTTGAAGGAGTGGTTGAGGATGTGTCTGATGTGATTCTTAACCTGAAGATGGTCCGCTTCAAAAAAATAAGCGAAGTACTGGACGAGAAAATCACTATTAACCTTAGCGGCCAGGATACATTCAAGGCTGGCGATATAAACAAGTTCACGTCAAGCTATGAGGTGCTGAACCCTGAGCTGGTTATCTGCCACCTCGACAGCAGCATCAACTTCGAAGTAGAGCTGACAATTCAGAAAGGCCGCGGTTACGTGCCCGCTGAAGAGAACAAGCCAGCCGAGCAGGTGTTCGGGCAGATTTCAATCGACGCCATCTATACCCCCATCAAAAACGTGAAGTTTAGTGTGGAGAACACTCGTGTGGAGCAGAAAACTGACTACGAGAAACTTGTTCTTGACATCCAGACGGACGGCTCCATTCATCCAGAGGACGCCCTGAAAGGCGCTGCCAACATCCTGATACAGCACTTCATGCTGTTCTCCGACAGCACCATGACCTTCGAGACGGCCAAGCCGGAAGAAGAGGAGGCGGTGGACGAGGAACTGCTGCACATGCGCAAGGTTCTGAAGACTTCGCTGCAGGATATGGATTTGTCTGTTCGTGCGTACAACTGCCTCAAGGCTGCCGACATCAAAACGTTGGGCGACCTGGTGCAGTTGGACATCTCGGATATGATGAAGTTCAGGAACTTCGGTAAGAAGTCGCTGACAGAGCTGGAGAACCTGGTTCAGGAGAAAGGTTTGGTTTTCGGTATGGACCTTTCTAAGTATAAATTAGAAGAAGATTAATTTCATCTACGGCATAATTCCCGATCCCTGCTGAGGTTGATCGACGGTATGCACGTGCACAATTCAATATAATGAGACACGGTAAAAAAGTAAATCACTTAGGAAGAACCGCTTCGCACCGCAAGGCAATGCTGTCTAACATGGCATCGTCCTTAATCCTGCACAAGCGCCTTTCTACTACAGTAGCCAAGGCCAAGGCACTACGCAAGTATGTGGAGCCTCTGCTGACAAAATCAAAGAACGACACTACGCACTCCAGAAGAACCTGTTTTGCCTACCTGCAAAACAAAGAGTCGGTGAAGGAACTGTTCGACGAAGTATCAACCAAAGTAGCAAACAGGCCAGGCGGATATACCCGCATCCTGAAGACCGGCTACAGACTGGGTGATAATGCCGAGATGTGTGTGATCGAGTTGGTTGACTACAACGAGGACATGCTGAAAACAGAGGGTTCTGCTTCTACAGGCGCCAAGCGCACACGCCGCCGCGGTGGCAAGAAGAGCACTGCTGAGGCTGCACCCGTAACCGATGCGAAAGCGAAAGCAACCGCTGCTCCGGCTAAAACCGATGCTCCTGCTGCAACTGCCGCCGCTGAAGAAACTGCTCCGGCACAAGAGGAAGCTGCACCTGAGGCAAACGACACTCCGGCTGAGTCTACTGATTCTGATGATGAGAAAAATGATGCGAAATAAGCATTTTTCGTAAATATTTCTGAGGGACACGGCGTAAGTCGTGTCCCTTTTTTATTTTTGCAACAAAACAGTTATATGAAAAAGCAAACTTCAACAGAAGCGATACTTCTTTTAGAAGATGGCACCGTTTACAAAGGCAAGAGCCTGGGGCGCATCGGCACATCGGGTGGCGAGTTGTGCTTCAATACCGGTATGACCGGCTATCAGGAAATTTTTACCGACCCGTCCTACTACGGGCAGATGGTGGTGACCACGGTTTCGCATGTGGGCAACTATGGCGTGCAGCACCAGGAGGTAGAGTCGGACAGGATACAGATCAGCGGCCTGGTGTGCAAGGACTTCTCGCATCACTTTTCACGGAAAACAGCGGAGGGGTCGCTGCAGGATTACTTCGAGAAAGCAGGCGTGGTGGGCATCTGCGAGATAGACACGCGGGCGCTGGTGCGCCATATACGCGACAAGGGCGCCATGAACGCCATAGTCTCCTCCGAAACAACAGACATAGCAGAGTTGCGTAAAAAGTTAGCGGAGGTGCCGCATATGGCCGGGCTCGAACTGGCCTCGAAGGTGAGCACGCCGCTCATATATGAGCACAAGCCTGATGAAGTGAAGTTCAGAGTGGCGGTGCTGGACCTGGGCGTGAAGCAAAACAGCCTGAAGAACCTGGTGGCGCGCGGCTGCGAGGTGAAAGTGTTCCCGTACAATACACCCTTTGAGGAGATGGAGCAGTGGAACCCGGACGGCTATTTTGTATCGAACGGACCCGGCGACCCGGCCGCGACCACGGTGGCGGTGAACAGCGTGAGGCAGATGCTTCAGAAGGAGCGCCCGCTTTTCGGGATATGCATGGGCCACCAGATGCTGGCGCAGGCCAACGGCATCGGCACCTATAAAATGCACAACGGGCACCGCGGGCTGAACCACCCTGTCAAGAACCTGCGTACCGGACGTTCCGAAATCACGAGCCAGAACCACGGCTTTGTGGTGGACGCCGAACAGCTCCGCAATCACCCGGAAGTGGAGATAACCCATATCAACCTGAACGATAACACCATCGAGGGCATCCGCATGAAATCGAAGCCTGCCTTTTCGGTGCAGTATCACCCGGAGTCATCGCCGGGGCCGCACGACTCGGAGTACCTGTTCGATGACTTCATCGCGCTCTTAGAACAAAGTAAAACCAAGTAAAACTATTTTAAAAACGAACCATGAGCTTAATCACAGACATTAAAGCCAGACAAATCTTCGACTCAAGAGGAAATCCTACTGTAGAGGTAGATGTAATGACGGAATATGGTGCGCTTGGCCGCGCCGCCGTGCCTTCCGGGGCATCCACGGGCGTGCATGAGGCGGTAGAGCTGCGCGACAACGATAAGAGCAAATACATGGGCAAGGGCGTGCTGCAGGCCGTGCAGAACGTGAACGAGAAAATCGCCGAGGAGCTTGTGGGCTTCCAGGTATATGACCAGAACCTGCTCGACAAGATCATGATCGAGCTGGACGGCTCAGACAACAAAGGCAACCTGGGCGCCAATGCTATCCTGGGTGTGTCGCTGGCCATTGCCCGCGCCGCTGCGCAGGAGCTGAACATGCCGCTTTACCGCTACGTGGGTGGGGTAAATGCCAACACGCTGCCCGTGCCGATGATGAACATTCTGAACGGCGGCAGCCACGCCGACAACGCCATCGACTTTCAGGAGTTCATGATTATGCCTGTAGGGGCGGAGTCTTTCTCTGAGGCGCTGCGCATGGGCTCTGAGGTGTTCCATCACCTGAAGAACGTGCTCAAGAAAAAAGGCCTTTCCACCAACGTGGGCGATGAAGGCGGCTTCGCCCCGAACATTGCGTCTAACGTGGAGGCCATCGAGGTGGTGCTGCAGGCGATAGAGACAGCCGGCTACAAGCCAGGCGACGACATGATGATCGCCATGGATGCCGCCAGCTCTGAGTTCTATGACGCTGCCTCCGGGAAATACCACTTCAAGAAGTCTACCGGCGACAAGCTGACTTCTTCTGAGATGGTGAGCTACTGGAGCGAGTGGGTGAACAAGTATCCGATTCTCTCCATTGAGGACGGTATGGCTGAGGATGACTGGAAAGGCTGGAAAGAGCTGACAGAAAGAATCGGCAGCAAAACGCAGCTGGTAGGAGACGACTTGTTCGTGACCAACGTTGAACGCCTGCAGCAGGGCATCGATCAGGGCGTGGCGAACTCCATCCTGATTAAGGTGAACCAGATTGGCACGCTGACAGAGACGATTGACGCCATTAACCTGGGCCGCCGCCACGGCTATAAGAGCGTGATGAGCCACCGTTCCGGCGAGACAGAGGACAACACCATCGCTGACCTTGCCGTTGCGCTTAACACAGGCCAGATCAAGACGGGTTCTGCTTCCCGCTCTGACCGTATGGCCAAATACAACCAGCTGCTCCGCATAGAGGAGGAACTGGGTGAGGTGGCTTACTTCCCGGGCAGGAAGTTCTAAGAATCGCAAAACATAAAATAATTATGCATAAGGCTGTGGGTTATATGACTCACAGCCTTATTTTTGTATAGAGACCTTTAGCCTGACTCCTATGTACAAACGCATCCCCAAAATTTTCCGCAATTTCTATTTCATCACCTCTTTTCTGTTCCTGATCTGGATGCTGTTTTTCGACTCCAACGACTTCATCACGCAGTACCAGATGAACAAGACCCTGCGTGACCTGGAGGAGGAGAAGGAGCATTACCTGGTGAAGATGGAGGAAGTGCAGAAAGACCGGAAAGAGCTGATGAGCGACCCGGAGCTGCTGGAGAAGTTCGCCCGCGAGAAGTACCTGATGAAGCGCCCCACCGAGGACGTGTTCATTATTGTGGAGAAAGAGGAGGACTGAGGAATTACGAATTATGAGTTCCGAATTACGAGTGAGAGGTATATAGGGGCAACGCGATTGGACCGGTGTGACTTCTCTTGTCATTTCAAACACTCCTGAGGCATGGGCCGAAGAGAGCCAGGGTAGCTGAGAGAAAGCTGGACAAAATGTCAAATAGGCTCCTCCACGATAGATCTCTTTAAATCACGCCTGAAGCAGATCGAATCGGCTATATCCTTCAGCTGACGGCATGGCTATATATGGGCAGCCTAGTCTGAGGCTTTTTACCGCGGCTATATATATAGCTTGCCTGGGAGTCTTCCTCTCGCTGATTTTATATATGGTATGGCTTAAGGCCCCGGCTATATAGCCAGCCAAGGCTACTGCCAGCTTCCCCATATTCCCCCTAAACAAATCCCTCCCCAAATTATTTGTAAATTGCGCCATGCGCCACCGCTATATAGCAGTGGACTCACGTAATAAAAGATACTATGGCAAAAGTTGCAATAAACCTTTCTACCGGCGCACTTCAGCAAGCCGAGGTAATAGTAGGCATAGACTTAGGAACGACCAACAGCCTGGTGGCCTATATCCATCCTGAAGACAGGAAACCCATCGCCATCAACGACCAGGGCCGTGGCACCATCGTGCCGTCAGTGGTACATTTTACGGAGAATGGCGAGACGATTGTAGGCACAGAGGCAAAAGAGTACCTCATCACCGATCCGGCCAACACCATCTATTCCATCAAGCGCCTGCTGGGCAAATCATATAAAGACTTGGGCGGGCACAAAGACTATTTCGGATATAAGATTATAGACGACGACAGCGAGGGGCTGGTGAAAATACGGGTGCAGGACAGGTTTTACTCTCCCATTGAGCTCTCGGCGGATATATTGAAAGAGCTGCGCGATCGGGCCGAGCACTCCCTGAAAACGCCCGTGAACCGGGCCGTGATTACCGTGCCCGCTTACTTCAACGACTCCCAGCGCCAGGCCACGCGCGATGCCGGGAAACTGGCGGGGCTGGAGGTGCTGCGCATCGTGAATGAGCCCACCGCCGCGGCGCTGGCCTACGGCATCGGCATTGACCCGAACGAAGAGAAAACGGTGGCGGTATATGATTTGGGCGGCGGCACCTTCGATATCTCCATCCTCAGCATCCACCAGGGCATATTCGAGGTGCTGTCGACCAACGGCGACACCTACCTGGGCGGCGACGACTTCGACCGCGCCATTATCAACTACTGGATAAGCGAGAACCAACTACTGGCCGACACGGTGAACCAGGACAAGAACCTGTCGCAGGAACTGCGCCTGAGGGCGGAGGAGGCAAAAGTTGCGCTGAGTTCGCAGGAAGTATTTACCGGCACGGTGAACGGCACCATCGACTGCCATATAGAGCGCCACACGTTTGAGACACTCATCGCCCCGATTGTGGCCCGGACCATCGAGAGTTGCCGCCAGGCGATGACTGATGCCAAACTGACACCGGAGCAGATTGACGCCGTGATTATGGTGGGAGGCTCCACGCGGGTGCCGATGGTATATGAAGCCGTCTCAGAGTTTTTCGGGAAGCCGGCCAACAACTCGCTGAACCCGGACGAGGTGGTCGCGCTGGGCGCCGCCATCCAGGCTGATATCCTGGCCGGTAACCGCAAGGATATCCTGCTGCTGGACGTGACGCCGCTCACGCTGGGCATCGAAACGATGGGTGGCCTCATGGACCCGATCATTCCGCGCAACTCCAAGATACCCACCAAAGCAGGCCGCCAGTACACCACCTCGGTGGACGGGCAGGTGAACATAAAGATTTCCGTGTTCCAGGGCGAGCGCGACCTGGTGAAGGAGAACCGCAAACTGGCCGAGTTTGATTTGAAGGGCATACCCGCCATGCCAGCCGGTTTCCCGAAGGTAGACGTGAACTTCGTCCTGAATGCGGACGGGATATTGAAAGTGGAGGCGATAGAGTTGCGCTCCGGCACACGCCAGGAAGTGGAGGTGAAGCCGCAGTATGGTCTGACGGACGAGCAGGTGGAGCAGATGCTCATGGACTCTATCACACACGCCAAAGACGATGTGACGGCGCGGATGCAGATTGAGGCCCGCAGCACCGCCGAGCAGATGCTGTACCAGGTAGAGCGCTTCGTGGAGAAGAACGGGGAGCACCTGACAGAGGAGGAGATAGCCCTGACCCGCAAAAACCTGCAACACCTGAAAGACGTGCTTGCATCGGGCGGCGACAAAGACGCCATCTATGGCGCCGTGGATGTGCTGGAGGCACAGACAAGCCCCTTTGCGGAGCGCGTGATGCAGATTTCCATCAAGCAGGCTATGTCTGGTAAGAGGATAGAGTAGGAGCGTCTGCTTTTATATATGGCTTATATATGAAAAGCGCTGGCAGGTAAACTGCCAGCGCTTTTGCTTTTAGTGCGGGTGCTAAGTTTACAGAGTTCAAACATGCCTGCCCCTCCTTGTCCTTTCGAGAGCCCCTACCCCAGGCTCAACTTGCAGGGGAAAGTATTTAACGTGAACTCGGGAATTAATTGAATGTAATATTCTGCTATTGAAATGATCATAATAAAACACTCACTGACTCAGAGTGAAACCGTTTCCAGTTTTCACCTGAGGCACCTTGTAGATGTTGCGGTGCCGCACGCAGTAAGGCAGCCTGAGCAGAGCGAATAGAGGGCCCCTACCCCCGGCAGCTTCAGCTACACAGTGCTGAAGGAGATTAGTTTACCCCGAAGCATTTCGGGGAGGCCTCTCGGCCTGAGAGCACCAAAACCAGCTATAGAACTTAAAGTAAGTTAAGCCCAGAGGGATGAACAGCGGCTACAAGCTTAGGCAGAATAATTCCCGAGTTCACATTATTTAGCTCATGCCGCCAGTTTTAGCGAAGCGCAAATGTGGTTGTCCATGTTCACCTATATCTACTTTCGCAAGTTATAAACTTGCTGCCATATACAACCGCCAGTTCCGCTTCGCTAAAACTGGCGGTATATAGGCTTCATGTATAGCCGCTGCTTCAATTGGAATGGCTGCATGTATCTCCATACAAGATGAGACCCCAGGAGGGGAGTGTACCATATATAGGCTACAGCTTTATGCCGAACCGCTTGCCCAGTTGCTCCAGGTCGCGCTCAACCGGTGGCAGCAGCGGGATGCCTTTCTTCAGGCGCTTCTCTGTCGTTTCCCGCTCCGGGTCGCCCGGAATCAGCACGGCCTTTTCGCCTTTCTTCACCTTCGCCTTCCGGAAAGCCTGGATCCAGTTGTCCATATGCGCCTTGAACTCGTCGGCTGGCCGGAAAGCATCGATACGCATCGCCCCTAGGAAATGGCCGATGCCTTCGCCTGGCAGGTTGTCTGCCACCGGCAGGAAGCTGACAAACGGAGGTACCCACGGGCCATAGTTCGCGCCGGAGAGCACCGCCGAGAAGATATCGACAATGGCGGCCAGGGCATAGCCTTTGTGGCTACCGTGGGTTCTGTCGCTGCCCAGCGGCAGCAACGCGCCACCGTCCTTTAGTTCGTTGGCATTGGTCGAGCGCTCCCCGTCTTTTGTCTGTATCCAGCCCACAGGCGCTTTTTTCTCCTTGCGCTGCAGAATCTCCAGCTTGCCGTTGGCCGCTGAGGCCGTGGCAAAATCGGCTACAAATGCCGGCTGGTCTTTGGTGGGGATGGCCACTGCGATGGGGTTGGTGCCCAGCATGCGGTCGGTGGAGAAGGTGGGCGCCACCAGCGGCGAGGCGTTGGTCATGGCAATGCCAATCATATCAGAAGACAGGGCCTCCATGGCGTGGTAGCCCGCTATGCCGAAGTGGTTCGAGTTTTTGACCGATACCCAGCCGGTGCCCACCTTGGCTGCCTTCTCAATGGCGATGTCCATCGCCTTGGGGGCAATCACCAGGCCCAGGCCGCTGTCGCCGTCCACGGTGGCGGTGCTGGGGGTTTCGTGCACAATGCGCATGTTCGGCTTCGGGTTGATGCGCCCGGCCTCCCACAGCCGTACATAGCCGGTCAGCCGGGCCACGCCGTGCGAGTCCACGCCGCGCAGGTCGGCCTCTAAAAGTACTTCGGCGGCCAGTTTGGCGTCTTCGGGCGGGCAGCCCATATGCAGAAAAACCGCTTGTGTAAAATCGAACAGTTGTCTGTAGGTATGCATAAAGAATCAGATACTGATAAGGGCGGCAAATTAACAAAATATCAAGCCAAAGCCTGAACTTATATAGCGCCTTGTGGGAGAGAGGCGCAGCATATATAAAACTGGAGGATAGGAGTGGTTTGATCCGGTAGTGGTATATAACAAATGAAATTTCTACATGACGTTTATGCTTCAAGTCTGCGACTTAGAGCTTGAGTTTACAACTGGGTAGTTCGTTCTGGATAGTTTTGCCAGTTAAAAACTGGCCTCATTTGTACTCCAAGTTGTAAACTTGAAGTATGGATAAACTTTTTTAAATTTTATGCAGAACGCCCCTCCTTGGACAAGGAGGGGCAGGGGTGATTGGACCCGGCAAGGCTTTATATAGCTGAAGGAAACCAGTCCTTTATAACAATCCCTCCTCCTGCAGCATCTTTTGCAGCACGCCTTCCTTCAGCGCGTAAGCCGACACCCGGATTTCCTGCAGGTGGTACTGCTCCAGCACAAAGTCTACGGCAATGCTGGCCAGCACAATCATATCGACGCGCATCTCCAGCATACCCGGTATGGCCAGGCGCTCTTTGTGGTTCTTGTGCAGCAGGTCGTGGTGTATCTGGTAGAAATCATACAGGGAAACAACCGAAGCGGGAGGCAGGTTTTGCTGGCGGCTGGTGTCGCCTTTGCGGAGGGCGTCGATGTCGCAGAGCGTGTCGAAGGTGCCGGAGGAGCCTATTAGAACGGTCGGTTTATATATAGCCACCGCTTCGGTGAGCGGCTGCAGTTTGTCCTGCAGGAAAGCCTTCTCGGCTGCCACGCTTTCCGGGGCAATCGGGTCCTGCCCGAAGAACTTGTCCATCAGGCGCTGCGCCCCCACTTCAAAACTGCGCTTCCAGAAAATTTCCTGTTTGTTGCAGAGGATGAACTCCACACTGCCGCCGCCAATGTCCATCACCAGCGCTGTTTTCTCGTCCAGCACGCCCGCGGCCCGCACGCCGTAATATATAAACTCAGCTTCCCTGTCGCCGTCAATCACCTCCACCCGGATGTCGGTTTGCTTATATATGTCTTTGATGAAGTCTTCGCCGTTGACAGCGTTGCGCACCATGCTGGTGGCCATGGCCCGCACCACCTGCACGTCATGCGCATCTATCTGCTTCCTGAAGTCCTTTAGCGTGTTGAGCGCCCGTTCATAGGCCTCGGGGGCAATGGCACCCCGGCTGATGCCGCCCTGGCCCAGCCGCACGGGTGCAGTAACTCTGACAAGTTCCTGTAGCTTTCCGCTTTCATCCACCTCCGTAATGAGCAGGTGAAACGTGTTGGTGCCCATGTCGATGAGCGCGAAGCGTTTGGTCATGGTTTAGTTTTTTGATTGTTGGGTATACAGAGCAGAGCGAATTTCAAGGCAGGAAGAACTTACTACAGTAGCAAGTCGTCTACTTCCTCTTCAAGTTTGGGTAACTCTATTGTGACTATCGTCCAGATGATAGCTTCTGAAATGGTATCGTAACCATGAATGATTCTGTTTCGGGTATCTACAATCCGGCGGGAGTTGATGATATGGATATCAGAACGGGCTTTTAATATTCTGCTGAGTGCTTCTCCTATTATTTCCAGATTCCGCTCCACGGCTTTTCTCGTCTTCAGATCCTTCTGAAACGCAGAGAAGCTCTTTTCTTCTGGCAGGAAGCCATAGATTTCCACAATAGACCTTTTGATATCGGCCAACCATAATCTGATATCAGCCTCCATATACAAGCACTTTTGTTCGGTCTATTTCTTGTTTGAGGAATGGGTTGCGGATGGCATTTTGTTCTAACAGGTCAATTTCCCTTTGCAGGATTTGCTCCAGTTGGAATTTCAACTCAAAATAATGGTCTGTATATTCAAGCGGGTCCGGTGCGTCAATATCTACAACCAAATCAATGTCGCTGTCCGCCTTGAACCTATTGCCCGTAACAGAGCCAAAGGCAAAAAGGCTTTTGACGCTGTGTTGGCCGCAGAGTTTTTTTATTTGTTCGATATGGTCGCTGATTACTTTCATGGTAATCCCAATCTACGAATTTTCAAGGTTTATATATGCGCCGCGCTTCCTATTGCTGTTGTATGTGAATTTAAAAAGCTTCCATTGGTAAAATGTTGTTATAATTTACTTAGCCGAACTAAACCGAAAAAACGTCCCCAATGGCAGCCTCCTGTTGCCGCTGTCGTGGAGATACAACTCGCCCAGTTCCTCATTTTGCACCTGTTTTCCGAAGGTGTCGCGCATCAGGTTGTCCAGTATCATGGCGGAGAAGCCGATGGAGTAGAGGTTGATGAGCAGGAAGTAATCGGTTTTGTCCAGCAGTTCGCGACACAGCTTCACCATCTCGTTCAGCTCGTTTTCCAGTTGCCACTTTTCGCCGTTCGGGCCGCGGCCGTAGGAGGGCGGGTCCAGGATTATGCCGTTGTAGGTGTTGCCGCGCTTCACCTCGCGGCGCGCAAACTTCATGGCGTCCTCCACCACCCAGCGCACATTGTCGAGGTTGCTGGCCTCCATGTTGTCGCGGGCCCAGAAGTTTACCTGCTTCACCGAGTCGAGGTGCGTGGTGTCGGCCCCGGCGGCTTTGGCGGCCAGCGAGGCGGCACCCGTGTAGGCAAACAGGTTCAGCACCTTCGGTTGCGGCGTCTTCAGTTTGCGGGTGGTGTCATATATGAACCGCCAGTTGCTGTCCTGCTCCGGGAACAGCCCCACGTGCTTGAACGACGACAGGCCGAGCCGGAAACGCAGCCTCAGGTCGTTGTAAATATAGTCAATGTACCACTGCTCGGGCATTCCTTTCTTCAGCTGCCACTGGCCCTTTTCGGTGCTGTTTTTGTCGCGCGTAAACACGGCCTGCGCCATGCGCTGCCACTCCCGCTCCGGCAGGTGCTTGTCCCAAATGGCCTGAGGCTCAGGGCGCGCCACATAATAGGGTCCGAAACGCTCCAGTTTCTCGAAATTCCCGGAATCTACCAATTCATAGTCGGCCCAGTTTTCTGTTGTAAGAAAGGAATACATATCTTTGTGGTTTATTTCTGATTGTGTGTCGGTTGGCGGCAAAAGTACGACTATCCGACGAGCCTAAAAAACGGCACCTAACCGCTGATTTATTTGTTACACCGATATGGCATTAACCTTTTATAAGTACCAGGGCACGGGCAATGACTTCGTGATGGTCGATAATCGCAAA
This window of the Pontibacter russatus genome carries:
- a CDS encoding HepT-like ribonuclease domain-containing protein, with the protein product MEADIRLWLADIKRSIVEIYGFLPEEKSFSAFQKDLKTRKAVERNLEIIGEALSRILKARSDIHIINSRRIVDTRNRIIHGYDTISEAIIWTIVTIELPKLEEEVDDLLL
- a CDS encoding nucleotidyltransferase family protein yields the protein MKVISDHIEQIKKLCGQHSVKSLFAFGSVTGNRFKADSDIDLVVDIDAPDPLEYTDHYFELKFQLEQILQREIDLLEQNAIRNPFLKQEIDRTKVLVYGG
- a CDS encoding class I SAM-dependent methyltransferase; this encodes MYSFLTTENWADYELVDSGNFEKLERFGPYYVARPEPQAIWDKHLPEREWQRMAQAVFTRDKNSTEKGQWQLKKGMPEQWYIDYIYNDLRLRFRLGLSSFKHVGLFPEQDSNWRFIYDTTRKLKTPQPKVLNLFAYTGAASLAAKAAGADTTHLDSVKQVNFWARDNMEASNLDNVRWVVEDAMKFARREVKRGNTYNGIILDPPSYGRGPNGEKWQLENELNEMVKLCRELLDKTDYFLLINLYSIGFSAMILDNLMRDTFGKQVQNEELGELYLHDSGNRRLPLGTFFRFSSAK